Proteins from one Ricinus communis isolate WT05 ecotype wild-type chromosome 9, ASM1957865v1, whole genome shotgun sequence genomic window:
- the LOC8271534 gene encoding F-box/kelch-repeat protein At1g55270: MEQRQRQSSHAPRGFRVQAPLVDSVSCYCKVDSGLKTVAEARKFVPGSKLCIQPDINPNAHKSKNLRRERTRVQPPLLPGLPDDLAIACLIRVPRAEHRKLRLVCKRWYRLLAGNFFYSLRKSLGMAEEWVYVIKRDRDGKISWNAFDPIYQLWQPLPPVPREYSEALGFGCAVLSGCHLYLFGGKDPLRGSMRRVIFYSARTNKWHRAPDMLRKRHFFGSCVINNCLYVAGGECEGIQRTLRSAEVYDPNKNRWSFISDMSTAMVPFIGVVYDGKWFLKGLGSHREVLSEAYDPETNSWTPISDGMVGGWRNPSISLNGQLYALDCRDGCKLRVYDGATDSWNKFIDSKLHLGNSHALEAAALVPLNGKLCIVRNNMSISLVDVSSPEKHVETNPHLWENIAGRGHFRTLVTNLWSSIAGRGGLKSHIVHCQVLQA; this comes from the exons ATGGAACAACGACAACGCCAATCATCACATGCTCCAAGGGGGTTTAGAGTTCAAGCTCCACTA GTTGATTCTGTATCATGTTATTGCAAAGTAGATTCCGGATTAAAAACAGTCGCCGAGGCAAGGAAATTTGTCCCTGGATCAAAACTTTGCATCCAGCCTGACATCAATCCTAATGCACACAAGAGTAAAAACTTGCGGAGAGAGAGGACCAGAGTGCAGCCACCCCTCCTACCCGGCCTTCCAGATGATCTTGCTATTGCATGTCTCATTCGAGTTCCCCGAGCTGAACATCGAAAACTCCGCTTGGTTTGTAAACGATGGTACCGGCTCTTGGCTGgaaattttttctattctcTTAGGAAAAGTCTTGGAATGGCAGAGGAGTGGGTTTATGTCATCAAGCGAGACCGCGATGGAAAGATCTCATGGAATGCTTTTGATCCTATCTATCAGCTCTGGCAGCCACTTCCACCAGTTCCCCGGGAATATTCTGAGGCCCTTGGTTTTGGCTGTGCTGTTTTAAGTGGATGCCACCTATATTTATTTGGCGGGAAGGATCCACTCAGGGGGTCCATGAGACGGGTCATTTTCTATAGCGCCCGGACAAATAAATGGCATAGGGCACCAGACATGCTTCGAAAACGTCATTTCTTTGGTTCTTGTGTTATAAATAATTGCCTATATGTTGCTGGTGGAGAGTGTGAAGGAATTCAAAGGACTCTTCGGTCAGCTGAAGTTTATGATCCTAACAAGAATAGGTGGAGCTTTATTTCAGATATGAGCACAGCTATGGTCCCTTTTATTGGTGTAGTTTATGATGGCAAGTGGTTTCTGAAAGGTCTTGGGTCCCACCGTGAGGTCTTGAGTGAAGCCTATGATCCTGAAACTAATAGTTGGACACCAATCAGTGACGGGATGGTTGGTGGTTGGCGCAATCCTAGCATCTCTTTAAATGGGCAGCTCTATGCTTTGGATTGCCGGGATGGCTGCAAACTCAGGGTTTATGATGGGGCCACAGATTCTTGGAACAAGTTTATAGATAGTAAGCTGCATCTTGGGAACTCTCATGCTTTGGAGGCTGCTGCTCTGGTTCCCCTGAATGGGAAGCTGTGCATCGTGCGCAACAACATGAGCATCAGTCTGGTTGATGTTTCCAGTCCTGAAAAACACGTAGAGACTAACCCTCACCTTTGGGAGAATATAGCTGGGAGGGGTCATTTCAGGACACTCGTCACAAATTTATGGTCAAGTATTGCTGGCCGAGGTGGTCTGAAAAGTCACATTGTCCATTGCCAGGTGCTTCAAGCATGA